GATCGTGGCGGAAATGTTTACCTTTGTGATTCGTCGCAACTGGGTCATTACTCTGCCGGACAGCGTGCCGTCCTCCGTTTCACGCTCTTTCTCCGCGTTGATTCCTGGCTTCCTGATTTTGTCTATCTTCGGCATTATCTCCTGGCTGCTGGCCAACCACGGCAGCAACTTCCACCAGATCATCATGGACTCAATCTCCACGCCGCTGGCATCAATGGGCAGCGTAGTGGGCTGGGCTTACGTTATCTTTAACTCCCTGCTGTGGTTCTTCGGCGTGCACGGTTCACTGGCGCTGACCGCGCTGGATAACGGCATCATGACCCCGTGGGCACTGGAAAACATCGCGCTCTACAACCAGTACGGTTCTGTTGAAGCAGCGATTGCCGCTGGTAAAGAGTTCCACTTCTGGGCGAAACCGATGCTGGATTCCTACATCCTGCTGGGCGGTTCCGGGGCTACGCTGGGCCTGATTATCGCTATCTTCATCGGTTCACGCCGCGCGGATCACCGTCAGGTAGCAAAACTGGCGCTGCCGTCAGGTATCTTCCAGATTAACGAACCGATTCTGTTTGGTCTGCCGATCATCATGAACCCGGTGATGTTTATCCCGTTCGTACTGGTTCAGCCGATTCTGGCCGCCATTACCCTGGCCGCTTACTCGATGGGGATTATCCCGCCGGTCACCAACCTGGCACCGTGGACAATGCCTACTGGTCTTGGCGCCTTCTTCAACAGTAACGGCAGCATCGCCGCACTCTGCGTGGCCCTGTTCAACCTGGGCGTCTCGACGCTGGTTTACCTGCCATTCGTGGCGGTATCGAATAAGGCGCAGGCGGTACTTGATGAGCAGGAAAGCGAAGAAGACATCGCGAATGCACTGAAGTTCTAAGATTGTCTGGCGCGGGGCAACCCGCGCCTGTAAAAGGAGACGTAAGATGTTTGATTTGGATAACATTGCAGCAGAAGAAGCGGTAGAGAACGATCTGGAAGAAGTGGTGATGGGACTTATCATCAATTCT
Above is a window of Lelliottia jeotgali DNA encoding:
- a CDS encoding PTS system, N,N'-diacetylchitobiose-specific IIC component; protein product: MSQVISSLEKVLLPFAVKIGKQPHINAIKNGFIKLMPLTLAGAMFVLINNVFLSFGEGSFFYSMGIRLDASTIETLNGFKAIGGNVYNGTLGIMSLMAPFFIGSALAEERKVDPMAAGLLAVAAFMTVTPYSVGEAYAVGANWLGGQNIISGMVIGLIVAEMFTFVIRRNWVITLPDSVPSSVSRSFSALIPGFLILSIFGIISWLLANHGSNFHQIIMDSISTPLASMGSVVGWAYVIFNSLLWFFGVHGSLALTALDNGIMTPWALENIALYNQYGSVEAAIAAGKEFHFWAKPMLDSYILLGGSGATLGLIIAIFIGSRRADHRQVAKLALPSGIFQINEPILFGLPIIMNPVMFIPFVLVQPILAAITLAAYSMGIIPPVTNLAPWTMPTGLGAFFNSNGSIAALCVALFNLGVSTLVYLPFVAVSNKAQAVLDEQESEEDIANALKF